A stretch of Streptomyces vietnamensis DNA encodes these proteins:
- a CDS encoding FtsB family cell division protein — MSTAKGPLKGRAARLGRLMPSGPSSAARTPFVLLVFVLLGGGLISLLLLNSALNQGSFKLNELKVKTTELTDEEQALQRDVDDYAAPDALERRARQLGMVPGGSPAFLGPDGKVLGEPSVAVAPKPTPRPKPKPTPPAGTPKPPASTPGGPVRTEPAADPTRTSGR; from the coding sequence GTGAGCACGGCGAAGGGGCCCCTCAAAGGGCGGGCCGCTCGGCTCGGCCGGCTCATGCCGTCCGGGCCGAGCTCGGCCGCCCGCACCCCCTTCGTCCTGCTCGTCTTCGTGCTGCTCGGCGGCGGGCTCATCTCCCTGCTCCTGCTGAACTCGGCCCTCAACCAGGGCTCCTTCAAGCTGAACGAGCTCAAGGTCAAGACCACCGAGCTCACCGACGAGGAGCAGGCGCTCCAGCGGGACGTCGACGACTACGCGGCCCCCGACGCCCTGGAGCGGCGGGCCCGTCAGCTCGGCATGGTCCCGGGCGGCAGCCCCGCCTTCCTGGGCCCGGACGGCAAGGTCCTGGGCGAACCCTCGGTGGCGGTCGCCCCCAAACCGACCCCGAGACCCAAGCCGAAGCCGACGCCGCCCGCCGGCACCCCGAAGCCCCCGGCGAGCACCCCCGGCGGCCCCGTACGGACAGAGCCCGCAGCCGACCCGACCCGAACCTCCGGCAGGTGA
- the rsmH gene encoding 16S rRNA (cytosine(1402)-N(4))-methyltransferase RsmH — MSNDRHVPVMLQRCLDMLAPALERPGAVVVDCTLGLGGHSEALLQRFPEVRLVALDRDKEALRLSGERLAPYGDRATLVHAVYDELPEVLDRLGIPEVDGVLFDLGVSSMQLDEADRGFAYAQDAPLDMRMDQTTGISAAEVLNTYPAGELVRILRAYGEEKQAKRIVSAIVREREKEPFTNSARLVELIRDALPQAAKRTGGNPAKRTFQALRIEVNHELESVEKAIPAAVKALAVGGRVVVLSYQSLEDRIVKGVFAAGAATTAPPGLPVVPEKYQPRLKLLTRGAELPTEEEVAENRRAAPARLRGVERIRKDVP; from the coding sequence TTGAGCAACGACCGACACGTCCCGGTGATGCTCCAGCGGTGCCTGGACATGTTGGCCCCTGCCCTGGAGCGCCCCGGAGCGGTCGTCGTCGACTGCACCCTGGGCCTCGGCGGCCACAGCGAGGCCCTCCTGCAGCGGTTCCCCGAGGTGCGGCTCGTCGCCCTCGACCGCGACAAGGAGGCCCTGCGGCTCTCCGGAGAGCGGCTCGCCCCGTACGGCGACCGGGCCACCCTCGTCCACGCCGTGTACGACGAGCTGCCCGAGGTCCTCGACCGGCTCGGCATCCCCGAGGTGGACGGCGTCCTCTTCGACCTGGGCGTCTCCTCCATGCAGCTGGACGAGGCCGACCGCGGCTTCGCCTACGCCCAGGACGCCCCGCTCGACATGCGCATGGACCAGACGACCGGCATCAGCGCGGCCGAGGTCCTCAACACCTACCCGGCGGGCGAGCTGGTCCGGATCCTGCGCGCGTACGGCGAGGAGAAGCAGGCCAAGCGGATCGTCTCCGCGATCGTGCGCGAGCGCGAAAAGGAGCCCTTCACCAACAGCGCCCGGCTCGTCGAGCTCATCCGCGACGCCCTGCCCCAGGCGGCCAAGCGCACCGGCGGCAACCCGGCCAAGCGGACCTTCCAGGCCCTGCGCATCGAGGTCAACCACGAGCTCGAAAGCGTCGAGAAGGCCATCCCGGCGGCCGTGAAGGCCCTCGCCGTCGGCGGCCGGGTCGTCGTCCTCTCGTACCAGTCCCTCGAGGACCGGATCGTCAAGGGCGTCTTCGCGGCCGGCGCGGCGACCACCGCCCCGCCCGGGCTCCCGGTCGTCCCCGAGAAGTACCAGCCCCGGCTGAAGCTGCTCACCCGCGGCGCCGAGCTGCCCACCGAGGAGGAGGTCGCCGAGAACCGGCGCGCCGCCCCCGCCCGGCTCCGGGGCGTCGAGCGCATCCGGAAAGACGTCCCGTGA
- a CDS encoding beta-class carbonic anhydrase, with translation MSTSAHPSADAIRTGPTVTDRLVEANERYAAEFTDPGMDARPVLRVAVVACMDARLDLHAALGLELGDCHTIRNAGGVVTDDVIRSLTISQRALGTRSVMLVHHTNCGLESLTEDFRHELEDEVGQRPAWAVEAFRDVDQDVRQSMQRVRTSPFLLHSDDVRGFVFDVTTGLLREIDPA, from the coding sequence ATGTCGACCTCCGCGCACCCCTCCGCCGACGCCATACGCACCGGCCCCACGGTCACCGACCGTCTCGTCGAGGCCAACGAACGCTACGCCGCCGAGTTCACCGACCCGGGAATGGACGCGCGGCCCGTGCTGCGCGTCGCCGTCGTCGCCTGCATGGACGCCCGGCTCGACCTGCACGCGGCCCTCGGCCTCGAACTCGGCGACTGCCACACCATCCGCAACGCGGGCGGCGTGGTCACCGACGACGTGATCCGCTCGCTCACCATCAGCCAGCGGGCCCTCGGCACCCGCAGCGTGATGCTGGTGCACCACACGAACTGCGGTCTCGAATCCCTCACCGAGGACTTCCGGCACGAGCTGGAGGACGAGGTCGGCCAGCGCCCGGCCTGGGCGGTGGAGGCCTTCCGCGATGTCGACCAGGACGTCCGGCAGTCGATGCAGCGGGTCCGGACCTCCCCCTTCCTGCTGCACTCCGACGACGTCCGCGGCTTCGTCTTCGACGTGACGACCGGCCTCCTGCGCGAGATCGACCCGGCTTAA